In Silene latifolia isolate original U9 population chromosome 3, ASM4854445v1, whole genome shotgun sequence, a single window of DNA contains:
- the LOC141646978 gene encoding protein SPA1-RELATED 3 isoform X2 gives MEDKSRTMSSLRHRVLPPQLLLKCPKEASFCLWLLHPDPSSRPKTSDLLQSEFLNEPRDDIDEREAAARLREKIEEQELLLEFLLLMRQAKQDAANKLQDTVSFLSSDIDEVVSRRRALKEKADPPSVLNLNETSQGKQETQDDAMKCEFHQCENHGLEMNFENEESLLSKNSRLLENFTKLEAAYMLTRQRSDRLSRPGKPVGGNSQLSSNSRGSVVLTERSGSISSRKDDNSNNRGSGWISPFLDGLCKYLSVTKLTVKADLKQGDLLNASNLVCSVGFDRDGEFFATAGVNKKIKVFECDSILNGDRDIHYPVVEMASRSKLSSICWNSYIKSQIASSNFEGIVQVWDTTRSQVFMELKEHERRVWSVDFSSADPTLLASGSDDGSVKLWSINQGGSIGTIKTKANVCCVKFSPDSGRSLAFGSADHRIYYYDLRNPRVPLCTMIGHNKTVSYIKFLDSTNLVSSSTDNTLKLWDLSSCTSRVVHDPIHSFTGHTNMKNFVGLSVSDDYIATGSETNEVFIYHKAFPMPALSYKFNNVDPHSGNETDDSAQFISSVCWRGQSSMLVAANSSGDIKVLEMA, from the exons ATGGAAGATAAAAGCAGAACAATGTCTAGTTTACGGCATAGAGTTCTTCCCCCACAGCTTTTACTGAAATGTCCTAAAGAAGCTTCATTTTGCTTATGGTTGTTACATCCAGATCCATCTAGTCGGCCCAAAACAAG TGACTTGCTCCAAAGTGAGTTCCTTAACGAACCTAGGGATGACATTGATGAACGTGAAGCTGCAGCACGACTCAGAGAGAAGATAGAGGAGCAAGAATTGTTGCTTGAGTTCCTTTTGCTAATGAGACAGGCAAAACAGGATGCTGCTAATAAATTACAAGATACAGTATCGTTTTTGTCTTCCGACATTGACGAAGTTGTGAGTAGACGAAGAGCTCTCAAGGAGAAAGCAGATCCTCCTTCAGTTTTGAACTTGAATGAAACCAGTCAGGGCAAGCAAGAAACTCAGGATGATGCCATGAAGTGTGAATTTCATCAATGTGAAAATCATGGTTTAGAGATGAACTTTGAAAATGAAGAAAGTTTGTTGTCAAAAAACTCGAGGCTTCTAGAAAATTTTACAAAACTTGAGGCAGCTTATATGTTGACAAGGCAGCGGTCTGACAGGCTGTCAAGGCCTGGTAAGCCAGTGGGCGGCAATTCGCAGCTGAGTAGCAATAGTAGAGGATCAGTAGTCTTAACTGAAAGGAGCGGTAGCATTTCTTCACGTAAGGATGACAACAGCAATAATAGGGGCAGTGGATGGATAAGCCCCTTTTTAGACGGGTTATGCAAGTACCTGTCAGTTACTAAATTGACAGTCAAGGCGGACTTGAAGCAAGGAGATCTGTTGAATGCTTCTAACCTAGTATGCTCTGTCGGTTTTGATCGTGATGGTGAATTTTTCGCTACTGCTGGCGTTAATAAAAAGATTAAAGTTTTTGAGTGTGATTCCATTCTAAACGGAGATCGTGACATCCATTATCCTGTTGTTGAAATGGCTAGCCGTTCAAAGCTTAGCAGTATTTGCTGGAATAGCTACATCAAAAGCCAGATTGCCTCAAGTAACTTTGAAGGCATTGTGCAG GTTTGGGATACGACAAGAAGTCAAGTATTCATGGAGCTCAAAGAACATGAAAGAAGGGTCTGGTCTGTCGATTTTTCGTCAGCAGATCCTACATTGCTAGCAAGTGGAAGCGATGACGGTTCAGTAAAGCTTTGGAGTATTAATCAG GGGGGAAGCATTGGTACCATCAAAACAAAAGCCAATGTTTGCTGTGTTAAGTTCTCTCCAGATTCGGGTCGTTCTCTTGCATTTGGTTCAGCAGATCATCGAATCTACTACTATGATTTGCGGAATCCCAGGGTACCATTGTGCACAATGATTGGGCATAACAAGACTGTAAGCTATATCAAGTTTCTCGATTCTACAAATCTGGTTTCTTCATCAACAGATAACACATTGAAGCTTTGGGATTTGTCTTCGTGCACCTCTCGGGTGGTACACGATCCTATTCACTCATTTACCGGACACACCAACATGAAG AACTTTGTAGGTCTATCAGTATCAGATGATTATATTGCCACAGGCTCAGAAACGAACGAG GTATTCATCTATCATAAAGCATTTCCCATGCCGGCATTATCATACAAGTTCAACAACGTCGATCCACATTCGGGCAATGAAACAGACGACAGCGCACAGTTCATTTCTTCGGTGTGTTGGCGAGGACAGTCGTCTATGCTGGTGGCAGCAAACTCTTCTGGGGATATCAAGGTTCTAGAAATGGCTTGA
- the LOC141646977 gene encoding putative serine/threonine-protein kinase At1g54610, which translates to MGCICCKQSAIEDDSPIHKLTANTINNNNNHSISGNNVGNVNVNGDDNNGGDEKIKLIDKQQLSGGGGGGGGGGGGGVDNWGNRKRVVQQQEEQGEVVRVLHSTIPKAVEGEQVAAGWPTWLAAVAGEAIKGWVPRRADSFEKLDKIGQGTYSNVYRARDLEQRKIVALKKVRFDNLEPESVRFMAREIHILRRLDHPNIIKLEGLVTSRMSCSLYLVFEYMEHDLAGLASHPAVKFTEPQVKCYMQQLLRGLDHCHSRGILHRDIKGSNLLIDNHGVLKIADFGLASFYDPHRCQPLTSRVVTLWYRPPELLLGATYYGAAVDLWSSGCILAELYAGKPIMPGRTEVEQLHKIFKLCGSPSEDYWRKSKLPNATIFKPQQPYARRVAETFRDFPVPALSLLEILLSVDPVDRKSASSALKSEFFTTKPLPCDPSSLPKYPPSKEFDAKMRDEEARRQGAAGSRGQRADPEKKVTRESRAIPAPDANAELVLSMQKRQASMKSRSEKFNNHQEEVGSGFPFEPPRASQALEEPATNRHANQHKRASHSGPLVHQSSQAKPGKSMDDAPKASNGANSSTMTATVASRKSLFSEDKRERSGSFHAGFPKMIARFPGSFKEASESLIKRDQVDRMQPFANSQQNEEGRSSSKDPVLLGYGSKGNKIHYSGPLIVPSGNTDQMMKDHDRHIQDAVRRARIDKARIRKMQGELNQVPVTSLFVAGR; encoded by the exons atgGGGTGTATATGTTGCAAACAATCTGCAATTGAAGATGATAGTCCAATACATAAATTAACAGCAAAtacaattaacaacaacaataatcatagtATTAGTGGGAATAATGTTGGTAATGttaatgttaatggtgatgataATAATGGCGGAGATGAGAAGATTAAGTTAATTGATAAACAACAACTAagcggcggcggcggcggaggAGGCGGCGGCGGAGGAGGAGGTGTAGATAATTGGGGGAATAGGAAGAGGGTAGTGCAACAGCAGGAGGAGCAGGGAGAGGTAGTGAGGGTGTTGCATTCGACGATTCCGAAAGCGGTGGAGGGAGAACAGGTGGCGGCTGGGTGGCCTACTTGGTTGGCGGCGGTGGCGGGGGAGGCTATTAAAGGTTGGGTGCCACGACGAGCCGACTCCTTTGAGAAGCTAGATAAG ATTGGGCAGGGAACTTACAGTAATGTCTATAGAGCACGTGATCTTGAGCAAAGAAAAATCGTTGCTTTGAAGAAAGTAAGATTTGACAACTTGGAGCCTGAAAGTGTACGTTTCATGGCTAGAGAGATTCACATCCTTCGAAGACTAGACCATCCTAATATAATTAAATTGGAGGGCCTTGTTACGTCAAGGATGTCATGCAGCTTATACCTTGTCTTTGAATATATGGAGCATGATCTTGCAGGGCTTGCATCGCACCCAGCTGTTAAATTCACTGAACCACAG GTTAAGTGCTACATGCAACAGCTCTTACGTGGACTTGATCATTGTCATAGCAGGGGTATCTTACACCGTGATATAAAGGGATCTAATCTTCTAATTGATAACCATGGGGTACTGAAGATTGCAGACTTTGGGCTGGCAAGCTTCTATGATCCTCATCGATGTCAGCCACTAACGAGCAGGGTTGTAACTCTATGGTATCGACCTCCAGAGCTTTTGCTTGGTGCAACTTATTACGGTGCAGCTGTGGATTTGTGGAGCAGTGGCTGCATTCTTGCGGAACTCTATGCTGGCAAGCCCATCATGCCTGGAAGAACAGAG GTGGAACAATTGCATAAAATTTTCAAGCTTTGTGGCTCCCCCTCTGAAGATTATTGGAGAAAATCCAAGTTACCTAATGCGACAATTTTCAAGCCACAACAACCATATGCACGCCGTGTTGCAGAAACGTTTAGAGACTTTCCTGTTCCAGCATTAAGCCTTTTGGAGATTCTTCTTTCAGTTGACCCTGTTGACCGTAAATCTGCATCTTCAGCCCTAAAGAGTGAG TTCTTTACTACAAAACCACTTCCTTGTGATCCATCAAGTTTGCCCAAGTATCCTCCAAGCAAAGAGTTTGATGCTAAAATGAGGGATGAAGAGGCTAGGAG GCAAGGAGCTGCAGGAAGCAGGGGCCAGAGGGCTGACCCTGAGAAGAAGGTGACAAGAGAGTCTCGCGCTATCCCTGCACCCGATGCTAATGCGGAATTAGTTTTGTCCATGCAG AAAAGACAAGCTAGTATGAAGAGCCGAAGTGAAAAGTTCAACAATCACCAGGAAGAAGTTGGTTCTGGCTTTCCATTTGAACCTCCTAGAGCATCTCAAGCATTAGAAGAACCTGCTACAAACAGGCATGCGAACCAACATAAGCGAGCTTCCCATTCCGGACCCCTTGTTCACCAATCCTCACAGGCAAAGCCTGGAAAGAGCATGGACGATGCTCCCAAGGCGTCAAATGGGGCCAATTCATCTACAATGACTGCTACCGTGGCTTCAAGGAAAAGTTTGTTTTCTGAGGATAAACGTGAAAGAAGTGGTTCTTTCCATGCCGGTTTCCCAAAAATGATTGCTCGATTTCCTGGGTCTTTCAAAGAAGCATCGGAGTCCTTGATAAAGCGAGATCAGGTGGATCGCATGCAACCATTTGCAAATTCCCAGCAAAACGAAGAAGGGAGGAGCAGCAGTAAAGATCCCGTTCTT CTTGGTTATGGATCAAAGGGCAACAAAATTCACTACTCGGGACCGCTCATCGTCCCTTCAGGCAATACAGACCAGATGATGAAAGATCATGATCGCCACATCCAAGACGCTGTAAGGCGAGCACGCATAGATAAGGCCAGAATAAGAAAGATGCAAGGCGAACTAAATCAAGTACCAGTCACTTCATTATTTGTTGCTGGCCGCTAA
- the LOC141648588 gene encoding uncharacterized protein LOC141648588: MNLLSLNCRGLGNPDAVGGLSNLLRREAPALVFLCETKLSGSELHRMRAHLCDYEGMEVDSVRRSGGLAFLWRKGVNCVFRSASVHHMDFDVQDARGTWRVTGFYGCPAVCDRHLSWELLRELGAGNDDRPWVCVGDFNEIFFATEMKGGNRLQWQMNNFRDAVDDCGLRDVDFDGYEFTYDNGQAEDDNRQSRLDRAMGNERWFEIFPRAKLIHMDREWSDHAPIKLLLNARDEEQGSSGGRIFRFEQMWELQEWKGIRIGKILRDIKAKRRKLKQLNEGGRSQRLINERKILVKEVAKLLKQEEIYWKQRSRALWLKEGDRNTKYFHKKAGQRKEKNHIAKLVDDNGHEHVGTE, translated from the exons ATGAATCTCCTAAGCCTCAACTGCAGAGGGCTGGGCAATCCCGATGCAGTTGGAGGACTCAGTAACTTGTTACGGAGAGAGGCCCCCGCTCTGGTATTTTTATGTGAAACTAAATTGAGCGGTAGTGAGTTACATCGTATGAGAGCTCATCTGTGTGATTATGAAGGGATGGAGGTAGATAGTGTCAGGAGGTCAGGTGGGTTAGCTTTCCTATGGCGGAAGGGTGTAAATTGTGTTTTTCGGTCAGCTTCAGTCCATCATATGGACTTCGATGTACAGGATGCGAGAGGTACTTGGAGAGTGACAGGGTTTTATGGGTGTCCAGCGGTGTGTGATAGACATTTATCTTGGGAGCTTTTGAGGGAGCTGGGAGCGGGAAATGACGATAGACCTTGGGTTTGTGTAGGCGATTTTAATGAAATCTTTTTTGCGACAGAGATGAAGGGAGGGAACAGATTGCAGTGGCAAATGAATAATTTCAGAGATGCGGTTGACGATTGTGGGCTACGGGACGTGGATTTTGACGGTTACGAGTTTACATATGATAATGGACAAGCGGAGGATGATAACAGGCAATCACGCTTAGACCGTGCAATGGGTAATGAGCGATGGTTCGAAATATTTCCTAGAGCGAAATTAATTCATATGGATAGGGAATGGTCAGACCATGCTCCGATTAAGCTTTTATTGAATGCTAGGGACGAAGAACAGGGGTCGAGCGGCGGGAGAATTTTTAGGTTTGAGCAAATGTGG GAGTTGCAAGAATGGAAGGGTATTAGGATAGGGAAAATATTGCGTGATATTAAGGCAAAGAGACGGAAATTGAAGCAGCTTAATGAAGGTGGGAGATCGCAAAGACTGATAAATGAACGGAAAATTCTTGTTAAAGAGGTGGCCAAGcttcttaagcaggaggaaatTTATTGGAAACAAAGGTCGAGAGCACTCTGGCTAAAGGAGGGAGATCGTAACACAAAATATTTTCACAAGAAAGCGGGTCAACGGAAAGAAAAGAACCACATTGCAAAACTTGTTGACGATAATGGGCACGAGCATGTGGGTACAGAGTAG
- the LOC141646978 gene encoding protein SPA1-RELATED 4 isoform X1, which produces MEGSSDTGWPRSSSSRGLDNSFSSERNRKLLHASRLSLSTDTSRNSAVATGRKVQDTYGLTSSDHLRNHQLASSAVLSGFELEVDPLLHSGEWGDVSMRRWLDNAERTVDVIESLHIFRQIVEIVNTAHSQGIVLNNVRPSCFIMSSFNHVSFIESASCSDSGSDSLEDAPNGQGVETKQDSASLAHDLLEWKSKSDNKEINPNQENSWSKSQSSQETDSVSSEKGGEKQCFPMKEVLVMETSWYTTPEEIAGAPCSCASDIYRLGVLLFELFCTFSSMEDKSRTMSSLRHRVLPPQLLLKCPKEASFCLWLLHPDPSSRPKTSDLLQSEFLNEPRDDIDEREAAARLREKIEEQELLLEFLLLMRQAKQDAANKLQDTVSFLSSDIDEVVSRRRALKEKADPPSVLNLNETSQGKQETQDDAMKCEFHQCENHGLEMNFENEESLLSKNSRLLENFTKLEAAYMLTRQRSDRLSRPGKPVGGNSQLSSNSRGSVVLTERSGSISSRKDDNSNNRGSGWISPFLDGLCKYLSVTKLTVKADLKQGDLLNASNLVCSVGFDRDGEFFATAGVNKKIKVFECDSILNGDRDIHYPVVEMASRSKLSSICWNSYIKSQIASSNFEGIVQVWDTTRSQVFMELKEHERRVWSVDFSSADPTLLASGSDDGSVKLWSINQGGSIGTIKTKANVCCVKFSPDSGRSLAFGSADHRIYYYDLRNPRVPLCTMIGHNKTVSYIKFLDSTNLVSSSTDNTLKLWDLSSCTSRVVHDPIHSFTGHTNMKNFVGLSVSDDYIATGSETNEVFIYHKAFPMPALSYKFNNVDPHSGNETDDSAQFISSVCWRGQSSMLVAANSSGDIKVLEMA; this is translated from the exons ATGGAAGGTTCATCCGATACTGGTTGGCCAAGATCTAGTAGTTCTAGAGGATTGGATAATTCTTTTTCTTCAGAAAGAAATAGGAAACTGCTTCATGCTAGCAGACTTAGTTTATCAACTGATACATCCCGTAATTCAGCAGTCGCCACAGGACGGAAGGTCCAGGATACTTATGGGCTGACATCTAGTGATCATCTAAGAAATCATCAGCTTGCTTCTTCTGCTGTACTTTCTGGGTTTGAATTAGAGGTGGACCCTTTACTTCACAGTGGAGAATGGGGTGATGTCAGCATGAGACGGTGGCTTGACAATGCAGAACGCACTGTTGACGTCATTGAATCCTTGCATATATTCCGACAAATTGTTGAAATCGTCAACACTGCTCATTCTCAGGGAATCGTGCTTAATAATGTCCGGCCTTCCTGTTTCATTATGTCTTCTTTCAACCATGTTTCCTTCATCGAATCTGCATCTTGTTCAGATTCCGGGTCAGACTCCTTAGAGGATGCACCAAATGGCCAAGGTGTGGAGACCAAGCAGGATTCTGCTTCCTTAGCTCATGATTTACTCGAATGGAAAAGTAAGTCGGACAATAAAGAAATCAATCCAAACCAGGAAAACAGTTGGTCAAAGTCTCAGTCAAGCCAGGAGACAGATAGTGTAAGTTCGGAAAAGGGTGGAGAAAAGCAGTGTTTCCCAATGAAAGAAGTGTTGGTTATGGAAACAAGTTGGTATACTACGCCAGAGGAGATTGCAGGTGCCCCATGTTCCTGTGCTTCAGATATTTATCGTTTAGGTGTTCTTCTATTTGAG TTATTCTGCACATTTAGCTCTATGGAAGATAAAAGCAGAACAATGTCTAGTTTACGGCATAGAGTTCTTCCCCCACAGCTTTTACTGAAATGTCCTAAAGAAGCTTCATTTTGCTTATGGTTGTTACATCCAGATCCATCTAGTCGGCCCAAAACAAG TGACTTGCTCCAAAGTGAGTTCCTTAACGAACCTAGGGATGACATTGATGAACGTGAAGCTGCAGCACGACTCAGAGAGAAGATAGAGGAGCAAGAATTGTTGCTTGAGTTCCTTTTGCTAATGAGACAGGCAAAACAGGATGCTGCTAATAAATTACAAGATACAGTATCGTTTTTGTCTTCCGACATTGACGAAGTTGTGAGTAGACGAAGAGCTCTCAAGGAGAAAGCAGATCCTCCTTCAGTTTTGAACTTGAATGAAACCAGTCAGGGCAAGCAAGAAACTCAGGATGATGCCATGAAGTGTGAATTTCATCAATGTGAAAATCATGGTTTAGAGATGAACTTTGAAAATGAAGAAAGTTTGTTGTCAAAAAACTCGAGGCTTCTAGAAAATTTTACAAAACTTGAGGCAGCTTATATGTTGACAAGGCAGCGGTCTGACAGGCTGTCAAGGCCTGGTAAGCCAGTGGGCGGCAATTCGCAGCTGAGTAGCAATAGTAGAGGATCAGTAGTCTTAACTGAAAGGAGCGGTAGCATTTCTTCACGTAAGGATGACAACAGCAATAATAGGGGCAGTGGATGGATAAGCCCCTTTTTAGACGGGTTATGCAAGTACCTGTCAGTTACTAAATTGACAGTCAAGGCGGACTTGAAGCAAGGAGATCTGTTGAATGCTTCTAACCTAGTATGCTCTGTCGGTTTTGATCGTGATGGTGAATTTTTCGCTACTGCTGGCGTTAATAAAAAGATTAAAGTTTTTGAGTGTGATTCCATTCTAAACGGAGATCGTGACATCCATTATCCTGTTGTTGAAATGGCTAGCCGTTCAAAGCTTAGCAGTATTTGCTGGAATAGCTACATCAAAAGCCAGATTGCCTCAAGTAACTTTGAAGGCATTGTGCAG GTTTGGGATACGACAAGAAGTCAAGTATTCATGGAGCTCAAAGAACATGAAAGAAGGGTCTGGTCTGTCGATTTTTCGTCAGCAGATCCTACATTGCTAGCAAGTGGAAGCGATGACGGTTCAGTAAAGCTTTGGAGTATTAATCAG GGGGGAAGCATTGGTACCATCAAAACAAAAGCCAATGTTTGCTGTGTTAAGTTCTCTCCAGATTCGGGTCGTTCTCTTGCATTTGGTTCAGCAGATCATCGAATCTACTACTATGATTTGCGGAATCCCAGGGTACCATTGTGCACAATGATTGGGCATAACAAGACTGTAAGCTATATCAAGTTTCTCGATTCTACAAATCTGGTTTCTTCATCAACAGATAACACATTGAAGCTTTGGGATTTGTCTTCGTGCACCTCTCGGGTGGTACACGATCCTATTCACTCATTTACCGGACACACCAACATGAAG AACTTTGTAGGTCTATCAGTATCAGATGATTATATTGCCACAGGCTCAGAAACGAACGAG GTATTCATCTATCATAAAGCATTTCCCATGCCGGCATTATCATACAAGTTCAACAACGTCGATCCACATTCGGGCAATGAAACAGACGACAGCGCACAGTTCATTTCTTCGGTGTGTTGGCGAGGACAGTCGTCTATGCTGGTGGCAGCAAACTCTTCTGGGGATATCAAGGTTCTAGAAATGGCTTGA
- the LOC141648589 gene encoding uncharacterized protein LOC141648589 produces the protein MGVWAVWEVRNGVVFEGRDVLISRVVARVRELLKELEEVDVADVEQRARKEHGEGGTRSGEVRGWQKPRHGLVKINVDAGVKEGDGMGIGVVCRDEHGAVKWGWAERRREEFTARVAEAEAVLVGLQLAKRMKARDICLEGDCKELIEALQHGCTGRSDFHVVIEEINLFCRNFNSVIWSFSSRKFNLLAHELAHFCKVGGSLFFDDLTIPSRIVDLAAADLNERS, from the coding sequence ATGGGAGTATGGGCAGTGTGGGAGGTACGGAATGGAGTGGTGTTTGAGGGGCGAGATGTTCTAATAAGTCGTGTGGTGGCCAGGGTAAGGGAGTTGCTTAAGGAGCTGGAGGAGGTTGATGTGGCTGATGTTGAGCAGAGGGCGAGGAAGGAACATGGGGAGGGAGGAACGAGGTCAGGGGAGGTACGAGGGTGGCAAAAACCCAGGCATGGTTTGGTTAAAATTAATGTCGATGCGGGAGTTAAAGAGGGAGACGGGATGGGTATTGGCGTGGTATGTAGAGATGAGCATGGGGCGGTCAAATGGGGATGGGCGGAGAGACGTAGGGAGGAGTTCACAGCTCGTGTTGCGGAAGCAGAGGCggtgttggttgggttgcaaCTTGCTAAGAGGATGAAGGCTCGAGATATTTGCTTGGAAGGCGACTGCAAAGAACTCATTGAGGCGCTTCAACACGGGTGCACTGGACGGAGTGACTTCCACGTTGTCATCGAAGAGATTAATTTATTTTGTCGTAATTTTAATTCCGTTATTTGGTCTTTTAGCAGTAGAAAATTTAATTTACTTGCTCATGAATTAGCTCATTTTTGTAAGGTTGGTGGTAGTCTGTTTTTCGATGATTTGACTATTCCGAGTCGTATTGTTGATCTTGCAGCTGCTGATTTAAATGAAAGGTCGTAA